A window of Haloarcula sp. DT43 genomic DNA:
ACCGTCGCCCGTCGGTGACCGCCGGCTGTCACCCCGGAGCGGCGACGCCGACCGAAACCGATTCCAGTGCGACCGCCGGAGGATGAACCCGAGAGATGCTCCAACCGACGGCTGACTGGCTCGGCCCTCGCCAGACGGTCATCTTGCTTGCCGTGCTGGGTCTCGCCGCGCTCGGGACGCTGGCGCTGTTTTTCGTCGCGTCGGTCAGCACCTACCGACGCCGGTCACGGCCGTACGTCCTGTTGACGGTCGCTATCGGGCTGTTGGTCCTCCGGTCCGTAGTCGGCATCGGGACCGTCCTCGGGACCGTCCCGATGGTGGTCCACCACCTCACCGAGCACGGAATCGACTTCCTCATCGCGCTGTTGGTGCTGAGCGCGATTTACTCGGTCGCACCGCCGAGTGCCCCCGATTGACCGGAGTTTCGACGGTCGCACCAAGAACGATTTGGCGTCGTTCGGAGAACCGGCTAGTATGTCCGAACACGCGATAGGCCTGACACGGCGAAACCTCCTGGTCGGGACCGCATCCGTCGTATCGCTCTCCGGATGTCTGGGGACCAGCGAGGAGCGGGGCCCGGTCAACATCGAGCGCGGCGCGAGCTGCGATCAGTGCGGGATGGTCATCGACCAACAGCCCGGGCCGGTCGGACAGACCTACTACCGGGACAACGCACCCGAGGGGCACGACCCGCCGGCCCGGTTCTGCAGTACGGTCTGTACGTACCGACACCGGTTCGCCAAGGCGCAGTCGGGGTGGGCCCCGGCGGTGACGTTTCTGACCGACTACAGCGCCGTCGACTACGAGGTCCGGAGCGACGGGGGCACGACGGTCATCTCCCGGCACGAGGAGGTCGAGGCGTTCGCTCCGACGGGAGAACTCACCGTCGTCGCTAACTCGGACGTGGAGGGGTCGATGGGGACCGCTATCGTCCCGTTCAGCGACAGCGCGGACGCGCGGTCGTTCGCCGAAGCACACGGCGGCCAGACCCTCCCCGCGGAGGAGATACCGCGGGAACTGGTCGGTGGAATGTAGGTCGGTTCTCGCCCGATGGGAACAGCCGATACCCTGTTGGCCCGGTGGCGAAAAGCCCGTACCGAGAACCATGTCTACAGTCACCGAGCAGGTGCGGGCCCACGTCGAGGCCAAACCGGGGGTCCACTTCAACGCGCTCGCGTCCGACCTCGATATCGCGACGGGACAGGCGCAGTATCACCTCCGGAAGCTACGGCGCGCCGGCGACATCGTCGCCGAGGAAATCCAGGGCAAGACCCACTACTACAGCCGCGAGTACGGCCCCTGGGAACGCCGGGTGCTCGCGTTCGCCCGGCGGGAGACGGCCCGGACGCTGCTTTTCCACCTGCTCGAAGCGGAGTCCCTGTCGGCGGACGACCTGGCCGACCGGCTGGAGGTCGCGCGCAGCACCGTCGCGTGGCACGTTTCGGCGCTGGCCGAGGCGGGGATACTCGAGAAGTCCT
This region includes:
- a CDS encoding winged helix-turn-helix transcriptional regulator, translating into MSTVTEQVRAHVEAKPGVHFNALASDLDIATGQAQYHLRKLRRAGDIVAEEIQGKTHYYSREYGPWERRVLAFARRETARTLLFHLLEAESLSADDLADRLEVARSTVAWHVSALAEAGILEKSYGERGRVVVTLTDPDATQRLLAAVRPSLTDRLVDRFTRLVDGGLGTGADDR
- a CDS encoding DUF7471 family protein, with the translated sequence MLQPTADWLGPRQTVILLAVLGLAALGTLALFFVASVSTYRRRSRPYVLLTVAIGLLVLRSVVGIGTVLGTVPMVVHHLTEHGIDFLIALLVLSAIYSVAPPSAPD
- a CDS encoding nitrous oxide reductase accessory protein NosL, which encodes MSEHAIGLTRRNLLVGTASVVSLSGCLGTSEERGPVNIERGASCDQCGMVIDQQPGPVGQTYYRDNAPEGHDPPARFCSTVCTYRHRFAKAQSGWAPAVTFLTDYSAVDYEVRSDGGTTVISRHEEVEAFAPTGELTVVANSDVEGSMGTAIVPFSDSADARSFAEAHGGQTLPAEEIPRELVGGM